In Amyelois transitella isolate CPQ chromosome 27, ilAmyTran1.1, whole genome shotgun sequence, a single genomic region encodes these proteins:
- the LOC106130442 gene encoding F-box only protein 28, producing the protein MLFLNLTEDRNIAKKTPLLKKVEKCKHCVRIKWFLNRECEITVILFYIVTDGRIMDLLSLPVVVLEKIFSYLSYDEIAKNRVVSKTFNEICVGLLNRGFVMIERRHALALKSVKAQLPRRESERRYHPLSRHCDILSSIETRISMLNMTYSKFIDTGMCCFIPGKVIDEMRRVLYIVETSKTPPRAHEVLQELRDISSMAIEHFDDKISPAFRQRLQGVVQPTPKPTQGVLGPLAMRQELTQLRRQSMLNAKLALYLAAHYRRFYNRMLEYKRVAWRQRKTIRAMLARQRDQDANIADLKRRIEECDIKYSELTHTNQAVGGKIASTEVPSSPAQPLRHFGSQIKLDLSVLPIGTSKRGQAKLLPNIKPRKPLIRRLPSLSEDEPPKKQAKMDDAQPSTSTQSPRTKTQTTLAKIRGITNEIRQLSNLSNIDVKLKRSLTAEIETECKKQKLD; encoded by the exons atGCTATTTCTAAATTTGACGGAAGACAGAAACATCGCGAAGAAAACGCCTTTGTTGAAAAAGGTCGAGAAGTGTAAACATTGTGTGAGAATAAAATGGTTTTTAAATCGTGAATGTGAGATAAcagtgatattattttatattgtcacCGACGGCCGTATAATGGATCTCCTATCTCTTCCCGTCGTTGTTTTAGAGAAAATCTTTTCGTATCTTTCTTACGACGAAATTGCAAAGAATAGAGTG GTCTCCAAAACATTCAATGAGATATGCGTGGGCCTCCTCAACCGTGGGTTTGTGATGATCGAGCGGCGTCACGCGCTGGCCCTCAAGAGCGTGAAGGCCCAACTGCCTCGAAGGGAGTCTGAGCGCAG ATACCACCCGCTGTCGCGACACTGCGACATCCTCAGTTCGATCGAGACTCGCATCTCGATGCTCAACATGACGTACTCCAAGTTCATTGACACGGGAATGTGCTGTTTCATACCGGGGAAG GTCATAGACGAAATGCGTCGCGTCCTCTACATAGTGGAGACCTCGAAGACTCCCCCGCGGGCCCACGAGGTGCTCCAAGAGCTGCGGGACATATCCAGCATGGCTATAGAGCATTTCGACGACAAGATCTCTCCGGCCTTCAGGCAGAGACTGCAAGGGGTCGTCCAACCAACTCCCAAACCTACACAAG GCGTTCTCGGACCGCTAGCCATGCGTCAGGAGTTGACGCAACTCCGGCGGCAGTCGATGCTCAACGCTAAACTAGCCTTGTACCTCGCGGCCCATTACAGGCGATTCTACAATAGG ATGTTGGAATACAAGAGGGTGGCCTGGCGGCAGAGGAAGACCATCCGCGCCATGTTGGCCAGGCAGAGGGACCAGGACGCCAACATTG cGGATCTCAAACGCCGTATAGAAGAATGCGACATAAAATATAGCGAACTGACACACACCAATCAAGCTGTCGGCGGGAAGATTG cTTCAACAGAAGTGCCCTCGTCCCCTGCACAGCCTTTACGTCACTTCGGAAGCCAAATCAAGTTGGACCTATCAGTTTTGCCCATCGGCACTTCTAAAAGGGGCCAGGCTAAAT TGCTGCCGAACATCAAGCCGCGCAAACCGCTCATCCGCCGGCTGCCCAGCTTATCAGAAGACGAACCGCCAAAAAAACAAGCCAAAATGGACGACGCCCAGCCTTCAACGTCTACGCAGAGTCCACGCACCAAGACACAAACGACATTAGCCAAGATAAGAGGCATTACAAACGAGATTCGTCAACTGAGCAATTTGTCCAATATTGATGTTAAACTGAAGAGGAGTTTGACGGCGGAGATTGAAACGGAGTGTAAGAAACAGAAGTtggattaa
- the LOC106130386 gene encoding uncharacterized protein LOC106130386 produces the protein MASHTYRQITNAILIIVLQITTTNAAKIRQDSGSPVYEIINEQARIDDKVRLNGNLPYGNPLAGNSLQNARQHAQHQQAMFNAERMRQHRAQLQRWAQISQVDSYMKAYHDSQEDHQLAVEQQQANLREKQSPVTSKAVPRVMRRQRPKLEPLKKGIRVIPEAVRITKENSVKTEKSRSHRSYGSTYHQYLQPKLYKNVYVSPAPTYDQGVTIKPNGNVGLTGQKQVKDETILFTEAVPSKTQYVYPKQYGPMQGYQSAQDIETLKYLLKKNPHEQLKSLNALIKPEQTEDKDVLDSNIDLYFYKDTPTQSLVDHYDNMLYAQVEPQIYASAYTPETKDHTPITEEVDDIEDPNKYENYQGYGVQSIVATEVPEIDTTTTKSNNYYKVEVASQIISSGYKPTEIKHYNGEEHENLNYIQPLKYYFHKELNTHDDGSVRYLHHNAKPTGVQHLTEDGSGVSAYDEDSLQYAANYEFGYRIRDHHTGNDFGHHEAKSGENTNGHYHVLLPDGRMQNVQYTAGPEGFHADVSYDLHSVN, from the exons ATGGCGTCACATACTTACAGACAAATCACAAATGCGATATTAATTATAGTCCTACAAATAACTACCACAAATGCAGCCAAAATAAGACAAGACAGCGGCAGTCCCGTGTACGAAATTATCAATGAACAAGCCAGGATAGACGATAAGGTTAGACTTAACGGAAACTTACCTTACGGGAATCCGCTAGCTGGTAATTCATTACAGAATGCCAGACAACACGCGCAACATCAACAGGCCATGTTCAACGCCGAAAGAATGAGACAGCACAGAGCACAGTTACAAAGATGGGCGCAAATATCTCAAGTTGATAGTTACATGAAAGCCTATCACGATTCCCAAGAAGATCATCAGTTAGCTGTTGAACAACAGCAGGCTAATCTTAGAGAGAAACAAAGTCCAGTTACTTCTAAAGCTGTTCCTAGAGTGATGAGGCGACAACGCCCTAAACTAGAACCTCTAAAGAAAGGTATCAGAGTGATACCCGAGGCTGTAAGGATAACGAAAGAGAATTCTGTCAAAACTGAAAAGAGTAGAAGCCATAGATCATACGGATCGACTTATCACCAGTATTTACAGCCAAAACTATATAAGAATGTTTACGTTTCACCTGCGCCAACTTATGACCAAGGTGTCACTATCAAACCTAATGGAAATGTTGGGCTAACTGGTCAAAAACAAGTGAAAGATGAAACGATATTATTTACAGAAGCCGTGCCGAGTAAAACACAATACGTGTATCCAAAACAATATGGTCCAATGCAGGGATACCAATCTGCTCAAGATATAGAaacactaaaatatttattaaaaaagaatccacaTGAACAACTCAAGTCGCTAAATGCTTTGATCAAACCAGAGCAGACGGAAGACAAGGATGTTCTAGATTcaaatatagatttgtatttcTATAAAGACACCCCAACCCAAAGCTTAGTTGATCATTATGATAACATGTTATACGCCCAGGTAGAACCGCAAATATATGCCAGTGCATATACCCCTGAAACAAAAGACCACACGCCTATTACAGAAGAAGTTGATGACATTGAAGacccaaataaatatgaaaattatcaaGGATATGGAGTACAGTCTATTGTGGCTACAGAAGTTCCTGAAATTGATACGACTACAACGAAAagcaataattattacaaagttgAAGTTGCCAGCCAGATCATTTCTTCAGGATATAAGCCCACCGAAATTAAACACTACAATGGAGAGgaacatgaaaatttaaattatattcaaccgttaaaatattattttcataaagaatTGAACACACATGATGATGGGAGTGTAAGATATCTTCACCACAATGCAAAACCTACTGGCGTCCAACATCTTACTGAAGATGGTAGCGGAGTGTCAGCCTACGATGAAGATAGT CTCCAATACGCTGCTAACTACGAATTCGGGTACAGAATCCGAGACCACCACACAGGCAACGATTTCGGACACCACGAGGCCAAAAGTGGCGAAAACACAAACGGCCATTATCACGTGCTCCTCCCGGACGGAAGAATGCAGAACGTCCAATACACAGCTGGTCCCGAAGGATTCCACGCAGATGTATCATATGATCTACATTCTGTGAACTGA
- the LOC106130385 gene encoding uncharacterized protein LOC106130385, with amino-acid sequence MKFLQAIPLISTILILVEQSHAEKCDRIKIGKEYYKRTLIATIDGYPTGMVIDPRTDHIFFLLNKRNYTKGLHLLKHGSLGIKQLAVPDDMIGQCVGIDTANNIIYIGTNQGLIVYDYAKTEISGERPLGDDDIRSIFIDKSDNQMYIITGSSREVFRFMNGTTAIKRFEKIPRAYSFIIDSKSNAFYEYVDGKIYFYSADLYEPIQYKGFTRELKYVLQLNNNDEAILGVKGSLFKLHVNNILPEKIAQFGFKITGIAFDTKNNIVIGTKGKIYRFKPINSNDPCPPDDYFMSNI; translated from the coding sequence ATGAAGTTCCTACAAGCGATTCCTCTAATATCAACCATCTTGATTCTCGTAGAACAAAGTCACGCTGAAAAATGTGATCGTATAAAAATTGGCAAAGAATATTACAAAAGAACTCTTATAGCGACAATCGATGGATATCCCACGGGCATGGTGATAGACCCAAGAACTGatcacatatttttcttacttaATAAGAGAAATTATACTAAAGGCTTACACTTGCTTAAACATGGATCTCTTGGCATCAAACAGCTGGCAGTGCCTGATGACATGATCGGCCAATGCGTTGGAATTGACACAgccaataatataatttatattggcACAAATCAAGGTCTAATAGTTTACGATTATGCAAAAACAGAAATATCCGGAGAGAGACCGCTTGGTGACGACGATATACGGAGCATTTTCATCGACAAATCGGATAAtcaaatgtacataattactGGATCGTCCCGTGAAGTATTCAGATTTATGAATGGCACTACTGCTATCAAGAGATTCGAGAAGATTCCTAGAGCGTACAGTTTCATTATTGATAGTAAAAGTAACGCGTTTTACGAATACGTTGACggcaaaatttacttttactcAGCAGATTTGTATGAACCCATTCAATACAAAGGTTTCACAAGGGAATTGAAATATGTTCTTCAGCTGAATAATAACGACGAAGCTATTTTAGGCGTTAAAGGATCTCTTTTTAAACTacatgttaataatattttgcctGAAAAGATTGCTCAATTCGGCTTCAAAATAACTGGGATAGCTTTTGATACAAAGAACAATATAGTTATCGGTACGAAAGGAAAGATATACAGATTTAAACCGATCAATTCAAATGACCCGTGCCCACCTGATGACTATTTTATgtctaatatttaa